A genomic segment from Stappia indica encodes:
- the ade gene encoding adenine deaminase codes for MPNTMETRAFLERAIAAGRGEEPADLVLRNVRLFSVIDGSLTETDVAIVGDRIVGTHGRYRGKREIDGGGRIVVPGFIDTHLHVESSLVTPLEFDRCVLPHGVTTAICDPHEIANVLGAAGIRYFLDASERTLMDLRVNLSSCVPATAFETAGARLEIEDLEPFRDHPKVIGLAEFMNFPGVLARDPGAIAKLAAFQDGHIDGHAPLLSGLDLNGYLAARIRTDHEATTAAEAREKLAKGMTILIREGSVSKDLEALAEILTPDASSFVCLCTDDRNPLDIAEEGHLDSMIRRLIARGARPCDAYRAASWSAAVAFGLRDRGQVAPGWRADIVLLDDLEDCRVHSVIAAGRPVDEAAFAARQSLQPVGLDSVRLQRPVTAEDFRIAATGSNERAVIGVVPGRIITEHLSRSLPEGEGGLLADPAADVAKVAVVERHGKNGNIGRGFVSGFGLQGGAIASSVGHDSHNICVVGCDDASMATAVNRIAELQGGFVVARGDTVMAELALPVAGLMSLASFEEVRHALESLRIAARALGCTLPEPFLQVAFLPLPVIPHLKITDRGMFDVDRFALLG; via the coding sequence ATGCCGAACACGATGGAAACACGGGCCTTTCTCGAACGGGCGATTGCCGCCGGGCGCGGGGAGGAGCCTGCGGATCTCGTCCTGCGGAACGTGCGCCTGTTCTCGGTGATCGACGGGTCGCTGACGGAGACGGATGTGGCGATTGTCGGCGACCGGATCGTCGGGACGCATGGACGCTATCGCGGGAAACGCGAAATCGACGGCGGCGGGCGCATCGTGGTTCCGGGCTTCATCGACACGCATCTGCATGTCGAATCGTCGCTGGTGACGCCGCTCGAATTCGACCGCTGCGTGCTGCCGCACGGCGTGACGACCGCGATCTGCGACCCGCACGAGATCGCCAATGTGCTGGGCGCGGCGGGTATCCGCTATTTCCTCGATGCGTCCGAGCGCACGCTGATGGACCTGCGGGTCAATCTGTCGTCCTGCGTGCCGGCGACCGCATTCGAAACGGCCGGCGCGCGGCTCGAGATCGAGGATCTCGAACCGTTCCGCGACCATCCGAAGGTGATCGGCCTGGCGGAATTCATGAATTTTCCCGGCGTGCTGGCGCGCGATCCCGGCGCCATCGCCAAGCTGGCGGCCTTCCAGGACGGTCATATCGACGGGCACGCGCCGCTGCTGTCGGGGCTCGATCTCAACGGCTATCTTGCAGCGCGCATCCGCACCGACCACGAGGCGACCACGGCGGCGGAAGCGCGCGAGAAGCTCGCCAAGGGCATGACCATCCTGATCCGGGAGGGCTCGGTGTCGAAGGACCTGGAGGCTCTGGCCGAGATCCTGACGCCGGACGCATCTTCCTTCGTGTGCCTTTGCACCGACGACCGCAATCCGCTCGACATTGCCGAGGAAGGCCATCTCGACAGCATGATCCGGCGGCTGATCGCCCGCGGCGCCCGGCCTTGCGACGCCTATCGCGCGGCCAGCTGGTCGGCGGCGGTCGCCTTCGGCCTGCGCGACCGGGGGCAGGTGGCGCCGGGCTGGCGCGCCGATATCGTGCTTCTCGACGATCTGGAGGACTGCCGCGTCCATTCGGTCATCGCGGCGGGGCGTCCGGTGGACGAGGCGGCCTTCGCCGCGCGCCAGTCGCTGCAGCCGGTCGGGCTCGACAGCGTGCGCCTGCAGCGTCCCGTGACCGCGGAGGACTTCCGCATTGCGGCGACCGGCTCGAACGAGCGCGCCGTCATCGGCGTGGTGCCGGGCCGGATCATCACGGAGCACCTGTCCCGCAGCCTGCCGGAGGGGGAGGGCGGGTTGCTGGCCGATCCCGCTGCCGATGTCGCCAAGGTCGCGGTGGTGGAGCGGCACGGGAAGAACGGCAATATCGGCCGCGGCTTCGTCTCCGGGTTCGGCTTGCAGGGCGGGGCGATCGCCTCCTCCGTCGGCCATGACAGCCACAATATCTGCGTTGTCGGCTGCGACGACGCCTCGATGGCGACGGCGGTCAACCGGATCGCCGAGCTGCAGGGCGGGTTCGTCGTGGCGCGCGGCGACACGGTGATGGCGGAGCTTGCCCTTCCCGTTGCCGGGCTGATGAGCCTTGCCTCGTTCGAGGAGGTTCGCCATGCCTTGGAGTCGCTGCGGATCGCCGCCCGTGCGCTGGGCTGTACGCTGCCCGAGCCGTTCCTGCAGGTCGCCTTCCTGCCGCTGCCGGTCATCCCGCATCTGAAGATCACGGATCGCGGGATGTTCGACGTCGACCGTTTCGCGCTGCTCGGTTGA
- a CDS encoding ROK family transcriptional regulator, with the protein MARRPLVGQGSNSVQLRRYNERIVLQVLRRVGDASKADLARLAQLTNAAIGGIIQDLTASGLIETLGKRHDGGRGQPATMLRLSATGAYGFGVRIDRTSIETVLADFSGRIIGRQSHDRFLPEPERVVDIVARDIAILLRLISPQEHARIAGVGVAMPFNLGSWLHELGLPKANFHLWDDIDFKQMLEETVDFPVFSENDGTAAAIAELFSGAGRHADDFLYLFLGPAIGGGVVYGGDCVKGVQGNAGDVAMIPVPRSRLASAPAPRGEMDILLTRASLSALKRHLAHHGIVAETRDDLERAAESGHPAVEEWLEDCVAALTPAIWSAISLIDVPLVVIDFDIDGGLPQRLIDDLTRSLALAAPQSRVPPRLRRGSFGQDAGAVGAANLPIFFNYSPRTAIPTANEGKRGAADAAARKARKDVEPAQDGRPA; encoded by the coding sequence GTGGCAAGGCGCCCGCTCGTCGGACAGGGATCGAATTCCGTTCAGTTGCGCCGCTACAACGAGCGCATCGTGCTGCAGGTGCTGCGCCGTGTCGGCGACGCGTCCAAGGCGGATCTGGCGCGCCTCGCCCAGCTGACCAACGCGGCCATCGGCGGCATCATCCAGGACCTGACGGCCAGCGGCCTCATCGAGACGCTGGGCAAGCGGCACGACGGCGGGCGCGGCCAGCCGGCGACCATGCTGCGCCTGTCCGCCACCGGGGCCTACGGTTTCGGCGTGCGTATCGACCGCACCTCGATCGAGACGGTGCTGGCGGATTTTTCCGGCCGCATCATCGGCCGGCAGTCGCACGACCGGTTCCTGCCCGAGCCCGAGCGGGTCGTCGACATCGTCGCCCGCGACATCGCCATCCTGCTGCGGCTGATCTCGCCGCAGGAGCATGCGCGCATTGCCGGCGTCGGCGTCGCCATGCCGTTCAACCTCGGCTCCTGGCTGCACGAGCTCGGCCTGCCCAAGGCGAATTTCCACCTGTGGGACGACATCGACTTCAAGCAGATGCTGGAAGAGACGGTCGACTTCCCGGTCTTTTCCGAGAACGACGGCACTGCCGCCGCCATCGCCGAGCTGTTCTCCGGTGCCGGCCGCCATGCCGACGACTTCCTCTACCTGTTCCTCGGTCCCGCCATCGGCGGCGGCGTCGTCTATGGCGGCGACTGCGTGAAGGGCGTCCAGGGCAATGCCGGCGACGTCGCCATGATCCCGGTGCCGCGCAGCCGGCTCGCCTCCGCCCCCGCCCCGCGCGGGGAGATGGACATCCTGCTGACCCGCGCCTCTCTCTCGGCGCTGAAGCGCCACCTTGCCCATCACGGCATCGTCGCGGAGACGCGGGACGACCTGGAGCGCGCGGCCGAAAGCGGCCACCCGGCGGTAGAAGAGTGGCTGGAGGATTGCGTCGCCGCGCTGACCCCGGCGATCTGGTCGGCGATCTCGCTGATCGACGTGCCGCTGGTGGTGATCGACTTCGACATCGACGGCGGCCTGCCGCAGCGCCTGATCGACGACCTGACCCGCTCGCTGGCGCTGGCCGCGCCGCAGTCGCGCGTGCCGCCGCGCCTGCGCCGCGGCTCCTTCGGCCAGGACGCGGGCGCTGTCGGCGCCGCCAACCTGCCGATCTTCTTCAACTATTCGCCCCGTACCGCGATCCCGACCGCGAACGAGGGCAAACGAGGTGCTGCCGATGCCGCCGCGCGCAAGGCGCGCAAGGACGTCGAGCCCGCACAGGATGGCCGCCCGGCTTGA
- a CDS encoding sugar ABC transporter substrate-binding protein produces MLRKLMLAGTVLGMAAATPALGADISACLVTKTDTNPFFVKMKEGATAKAAELGIELKSYAGKIDGDHESQVAAIETCIADGAKGILITASDTKGIVDSVKQARDAGILVIALDTPLEPVDAADATFATDNFKAGELIGQWARATLGDAAADARIAMLDLAVSQPSVGVLRDQGFLTGFGIDVKDPNRWGDEDDPRIVGNDVTAGNEEGGRRAMENLLTKDPMVNVVYTINEPAAAGAYEALKAMGRENDVLIVSVDGGCPGVKNVVEGVIGATSQQYPLLMASLGIEAIKTFAETGAKPEPTPGKNFFDTGVALVTDKPAEGVPSIDTKEGMDKCWG; encoded by the coding sequence ATGCTTAGGAAACTCATGCTCGCCGGCACCGTGCTCGGCATGGCCGCGGCCACTCCGGCGCTCGGCGCCGACATCTCCGCGTGCCTCGTCACCAAGACCGACACCAACCCGTTCTTCGTCAAGATGAAGGAAGGCGCCACCGCCAAGGCGGCAGAACTGGGCATCGAACTGAAGTCCTATGCCGGCAAGATCGACGGCGACCACGAGAGCCAGGTCGCGGCCATCGAGACCTGCATCGCCGACGGCGCCAAGGGCATCCTCATCACCGCCTCCGACACCAAGGGTATCGTCGACAGCGTCAAGCAGGCACGCGATGCCGGCATCCTGGTGATCGCGCTCGACACGCCGCTGGAGCCCGTCGACGCGGCCGACGCGACCTTCGCCACGGACAATTTCAAGGCCGGCGAGCTGATCGGCCAGTGGGCCCGCGCCACGCTCGGCGATGCGGCCGCCGACGCCAGGATCGCCATGCTCGACCTTGCCGTCAGCCAGCCCTCCGTCGGCGTGCTGCGCGACCAGGGCTTCCTGACCGGCTTCGGCATCGACGTGAAGGACCCGAACCGCTGGGGCGACGAGGACGATCCGCGCATCGTCGGCAACGACGTGACCGCCGGCAACGAGGAAGGCGGCCGCCGCGCCATGGAGAACCTCCTGACCAAGGATCCCATGGTCAACGTCGTCTACACGATCAACGAGCCCGCCGCCGCCGGCGCCTATGAGGCGCTGAAGGCGATGGGCCGCGAGAACGACGTGCTGATCGTCTCGGTGGACGGCGGTTGCCCGGGCGTGAAGAACGTCGTCGAAGGCGTGATCGGCGCCACCTCGCAGCAGTATCCGCTGCTGATGGCCTCGCTCGGCATCGAGGCGATCAAGACCTTCGCCGAGACCGGTGCCAAGCCGGAGCCGACGCCGGGCAAGAATTTCTTCGACACGGGCGTCGCGCTGGTCACGGACAAGCCGGCGGAGGGCGTTCCCTCCATCGACACGAAGGAAGGCATGGACAAGTGCTGGGGCTGA
- a CDS encoding ABC transporter permease has protein sequence MSDAQTSAKHDFEKGLDGSSSEVAAFERPARPLIDRIQHRLHARPEFVPLIVLVLSLAVFGILLGSKFFSPFALTLILQQVAIVGIVGCAQSLVILTAGIDLSVGAIMVLSSVVMGQFTFRYGLPPEIAVLCGLACGTFCGFINGALVAWMRLPPFIVTLGMWQIVLAANFLYSANETIRSQDIEAQAPILQFFGEKFSIGGAVFTYGVIAMFLLVLILNYVLNHTAWGRHVYAIGDDPEAAELAGVRVARMRISVYTLAGLICAIGGWAMIGRLGSVSPTTGQFTNIESITAVVIGGISLFGGRGSILGMLFGALIVGVFSLGLRLIGTDPQWTYLLIGMLIIGAVAIDQWIRKVAA, from the coding sequence ATGAGCGACGCACAGACATCCGCAAAACACGACTTCGAAAAGGGCCTCGACGGAAGCTCCTCGGAGGTTGCCGCCTTCGAGCGCCCTGCCCGCCCGCTCATCGACCGGATCCAGCACCGGCTGCATGCCCGCCCCGAATTCGTGCCGCTGATCGTCCTGGTGCTGTCGCTGGCGGTGTTCGGCATCCTGCTCGGCTCGAAATTCTTCTCGCCCTTCGCCCTGACGCTCATTCTCCAGCAGGTGGCCATCGTCGGCATCGTCGGCTGCGCCCAGTCGCTGGTGATCCTGACCGCCGGCATCGACCTGTCGGTCGGCGCGATCATGGTCCTGTCCTCGGTGGTGATGGGCCAGTTCACCTTCCGCTACGGGCTGCCGCCCGAGATCGCCGTGCTGTGCGGCCTTGCCTGCGGCACCTTCTGCGGCTTCATCAACGGCGCTCTGGTCGCCTGGATGCGCCTGCCGCCCTTCATCGTCACGCTCGGCATGTGGCAGATCGTGCTGGCGGCCAACTTCCTCTACTCGGCCAACGAGACGATCCGCAGCCAGGACATCGAGGCGCAGGCCCCGATCCTCCAGTTCTTCGGCGAGAAGTTCAGCATCGGCGGCGCGGTCTTCACCTATGGCGTCATCGCCATGTTCCTGCTGGTGCTGATCCTCAACTACGTGCTGAACCACACCGCCTGGGGACGGCATGTCTATGCCATCGGCGACGATCCGGAGGCGGCGGAGCTGGCCGGCGTGCGCGTCGCCCGCATGCGCATCTCGGTCTACACGCTGGCCGGCCTCATCTGCGCCATCGGCGGCTGGGCAATGATCGGCCGCCTCGGCTCGGTCTCCCCGACCACCGGCCAGTTCACCAACATCGAATCCATCACCGCGGTGGTGATCGGCGGCATCTCGCTGTTCGGCGGGCGCGGCTCGATCCTCGGCATGCTGTTCGGCGCGCTCATCGTCGGCGTGTTCTCGCTCGGCCTGCGCCTCATCGGCACCGATCCGCAATGGACCTACCTGCTCATCGGCATGCTGATCATCGGCGCCGTCGCCATCGACCAGTGGATCAGAAAGGTTGCAGCATGA
- a CDS encoding ATP-binding cassette domain-containing protein, with amino-acid sequence MTREPILTARGLVKRYGRVVALDRADFDLYPGEILAVIGDNGAGKSTLIKAISGAVVPDEGEIRLEGRPVNFSSPMRAREAGIETVYQNLALSPALSIADNLFMGRELRSPGWMGKYLRKLDRKAMEKIAREKLSELGLMTIQNINQAVETLSGGQRQGVAVARAAAFGSKVVIMDEPTAALGVKESRKVLDLIRDVKARGLPIVLISHNMPHVFEVADRIHIHRLGRRACVIRPDDFSMSDAVAIMTGAMEPPQAAAA; translated from the coding sequence ATGACCCGCGAACCGATCCTCACCGCCCGCGGCCTCGTCAAGCGCTACGGCCGCGTCGTCGCCCTCGACCGGGCCGACTTCGACCTCTATCCCGGCGAGATCCTCGCCGTGATCGGCGACAATGGCGCCGGCAAGTCGACCCTGATCAAGGCGATCTCCGGTGCCGTCGTTCCCGACGAGGGCGAGATCCGGCTGGAAGGCAGGCCGGTCAACTTCTCCTCGCCGATGCGGGCCCGCGAAGCCGGCATCGAGACGGTCTACCAGAACCTTGCCCTGTCGCCGGCGCTGTCGATTGCCGACAACCTGTTCATGGGCCGCGAGTTGCGCAGCCCCGGCTGGATGGGCAAGTACCTGCGCAAGCTCGACCGCAAGGCGATGGAGAAGATCGCCCGCGAAAAGCTCTCCGAACTCGGCCTGATGACCATCCAGAACATCAACCAGGCGGTGGAGACCCTGTCCGGCGGCCAGCGCCAGGGCGTTGCCGTGGCACGCGCTGCCGCCTTCGGCTCCAAGGTGGTGATCATGGACGAGCCGACCGCCGCCCTCGGCGTCAAGGAAAGCCGCAAGGTCCTCGACCTGATCCGCGACGTGAAGGCGCGCGGCCTGCCCATCGTGCTGATTTCCCACAACATGCCGCATGTCTTCGAGGTCGCCGACCGCATCCATATCCATCGCCTCGGGCGTCGTGCCTGTGTCATAAGGCCGGACGATTTCTCCATGTCCGACGCTGTCGCCATCATGACCGGCGCGATGGAACCGCCGCAGGCCGCGGCGGCCTGA
- a CDS encoding carbohydrate kinase family protein, whose amino-acid sequence MILVCGEALFDLFAEDGGGGQLTLDARIGGSPFNVAVGLARLEVPVAYFGGLSRDFFGRRLKGALETEGVDTSLVVDSDALTTLSVVGLDASGSPAYSFYGEGAADRLVSPDDLPVLPEGVDTIHLGSFSALVPPVGDSLLQLVRREHGRRLVAYDPNIRPTVVADLAAWRGRLDDLLPHVDLLKISAEDAETLFPGADPAELARGWLARGPALVIVTRGREGASAFTATASASVPGRSVAVVDTVGAGDTFQAALLARLGETAARSRATLSALGEDALADLLDYAGRASAVTCTRRGADLPRRAELLA is encoded by the coding sequence ATGATTCTCGTCTGCGGCGAAGCGCTGTTCGACCTGTTTGCCGAGGACGGCGGCGGCGGGCAGCTGACGCTCGATGCCCGCATCGGCGGCTCGCCCTTCAATGTCGCCGTGGGCCTTGCGCGGCTCGAGGTTCCGGTCGCCTATTTCGGCGGCCTGTCGCGCGACTTCTTCGGCCGCCGTCTCAAGGGCGCGCTGGAAACGGAAGGCGTCGACACCTCCCTCGTCGTCGACAGCGACGCGCTGACCACCCTCAGCGTCGTCGGCCTCGATGCCTCGGGAAGCCCGGCCTATTCGTTCTACGGGGAAGGCGCGGCCGACCGGCTGGTCTCGCCGGACGACCTGCCCGTGCTTCCGGAGGGCGTCGACACGATCCATCTGGGCTCGTTCTCCGCCCTGGTCCCGCCGGTCGGCGACAGCCTGCTGCAGCTGGTCCGGCGCGAGCATGGGCGTCGCCTCGTCGCCTATGATCCGAACATCCGGCCCACGGTCGTTGCCGACCTTGCCGCCTGGCGCGGCCGGCTCGACGACCTCCTGCCGCATGTCGACCTCTTGAAGATCAGCGCCGAGGATGCCGAGACGCTGTTTCCCGGCGCCGATCCGGCCGAGCTGGCGCGCGGCTGGCTTGCCCGCGGTCCCGCCCTCGTCATCGTGACGCGCGGGCGAGAGGGCGCGAGCGCCTTCACCGCGACCGCAAGCGCCAGCGTGCCCGGGCGCAGCGTTGCCGTCGTCGACACGGTCGGGGCCGGCGACACGTTCCAGGCTGCCCTGCTGGCACGGCTCGGCGAGACCGCCGCCCGCAGCCGCGCGACACTCTCCGCTTTGGGGGAAGACGCGCTCGCCGATCTCCTCGATTATGCAGGCAGAGCCTCTGCCGTCACCTGTACCCGGCGTGGAGCGGACCTCCCCCGCCGCGCCGAACTTCTCGCCTGA
- the zwf gene encoding glucose-6-phosphate dehydrogenase has translation MAARVIEVAPFDLIVFGATGDLAHRKLLPALYHRDLDGQIPLDARILACSRRDMSDSDYREFAREAISEHVSDIEDEALARFLDRLSYLAVDAAGERGWTELASALTGREDVVRAFYLAVSPDFFGPICERIGAHGLTTELARVVIEKPIGKDGESARKVNAAIGAVFREDQIFRIDHYLGKETVQNLMALRFANALFEPLWNAAHIDHVQITVAEALGVEGRAGYYDTAGAMRDMVQNHILQLLCLVAMEPPESMDADSVRDEKLKVLKALRPMDADLASRTTVRGQYRAGASAGGAVPGYLEELSNPASETETFVAVKAEIANWRWANVPFYLRTGKRLATRVSEIVVQFRPIPHSIFGEEAGAIPPNRLVIRLQPDEGVRMQVMIKDPGPGGMRLRQVPLDMSFAKAFAVRNPDAYERLIMDVIRGNQTLFMRRDEVEAAWAWVDPILQAWSTLKEPPKGYTSGTWGPSAAIALIERDGRTWFEDLI, from the coding sequence ATGGCCGCGCGTGTCATCGAAGTCGCCCCGTTCGACCTGATCGTTTTCGGGGCCACCGGCGATCTGGCGCACAGGAAGCTGCTGCCCGCCCTCTATCACCGCGATCTCGACGGGCAGATCCCGCTGGATGCCCGCATTCTCGCCTGCTCGCGGCGCGACATGTCCGACAGCGACTATCGCGAGTTCGCCCGCGAAGCGATCAGCGAGCATGTCTCGGACATCGAGGACGAGGCGCTGGCGCGGTTTCTCGACCGCCTCTCATACCTTGCCGTCGATGCGGCAGGCGAGCGGGGCTGGACCGAGCTCGCCTCCGCCCTGACGGGCCGCGAGGACGTGGTGCGCGCGTTCTATCTCGCGGTCTCGCCCGACTTCTTCGGCCCGATCTGCGAGCGGATCGGCGCCCATGGCCTGACCACTGAGCTTGCCCGCGTCGTCATCGAGAAGCCCATCGGCAAGGACGGCGAGTCGGCGCGCAAGGTGAACGCCGCCATCGGCGCGGTGTTCCGCGAGGACCAGATCTTCCGCATCGACCACTATCTCGGCAAGGAGACGGTGCAGAACCTGATGGCCCTGCGCTTCGCCAATGCCCTGTTCGAGCCGCTTTGGAACGCCGCCCATATCGACCATGTGCAGATCACCGTGGCCGAGGCGCTCGGCGTCGAGGGCCGCGCCGGCTATTACGACACGGCCGGCGCGATGCGCGACATGGTGCAGAACCATATCCTCCAGCTGCTGTGCCTGGTCGCCATGGAGCCGCCCGAGTCGATGGACGCGGATTCGGTGCGCGACGAGAAGCTGAAGGTGCTCAAGGCGCTGAGGCCGATGGATGCCGATCTCGCCTCCCGCACCACGGTGCGCGGCCAGTACCGGGCCGGAGCTTCGGCGGGCGGCGCGGTGCCGGGATATCTGGAAGAGCTGAGCAACCCCGCATCCGAAACCGAGACCTTCGTCGCGGTGAAGGCCGAGATCGCCAACTGGCGCTGGGCCAATGTTCCCTTCTACCTGCGCACCGGCAAGCGCCTTGCAACCCGCGTGTCGGAGATCGTCGTGCAGTTCCGCCCGATCCCGCACTCGATCTTCGGCGAGGAAGCCGGCGCGATCCCCCCGAACCGGCTCGTCATCCGCCTGCAGCCGGACGAGGGCGTGCGCATGCAGGTGATGATCAAGGACCCCGGCCCCGGCGGCATGCGCCTGCGGCAGGTGCCGCTCGACATGTCCTTCGCCAAGGCCTTTGCCGTGCGCAACCCGGACGCCTACGAGCGGCTGATCATGGACGTGATCCGCGGCAACCAGACCCTGTTCATGCGCCGCGACGAGGTGGAAGCTGCCTGGGCCTGGGTCGACCCGATCCTGCAGGCCTGGTCGACCTTGAAGGAACCGCCGAAGGGCTACACGTCGGGAACATGGGGACCATCGGCGGCCATCGCCCTGATCGAGCGCGACGGGCGC